The following coding sequences lie in one Desulfurispira natronophila genomic window:
- a CDS encoding HD-GYP domain-containing protein translates to MRRISVDKIKSGEKTAGEVYADGTTLLAGAGYKLSGKNLDRIDELGILWVYMDDPRTEGLEPTGTISDDVKRANKAKVQHAFEAIAAEYATDLPISAQQRLESIEEQKGISADIFNELESVAKSTLDNILLGSSRMFVPLPQEEREGYLAHHGLEVLAGCVMMARKLSLDSKEMAAIAIGGMLHNTGMLFLPDEIISGEGELSDDQIKYMQYHPVFGYEYLRKNPRVGILTAHMAYQHHENQDGSGYPRGLCGTNKIPRRKEPISTRPQVHRYAEICAIVDTFVALGSPRPYRQAMPTDRALDVIMRMAGSKLNLEMVKAFLSITPRYPVGSEVMIMNGEFSGYHAIVWEVSQQELNRPLIKILNDPDFSSVEESIFIDLSVQPFIQLQGLI, encoded by the coding sequence ATGCGTCGAATATCCGTTGATAAGATCAAGTCTGGTGAAAAGACAGCAGGGGAGGTCTATGCAGATGGCACAACCCTGCTGGCGGGAGCTGGGTATAAGCTGAGTGGGAAAAACCTGGATCGTATCGACGAGCTAGGCATCCTCTGGGTTTATATGGATGATCCCCGCACTGAAGGGTTAGAGCCTACAGGAACGATCAGTGATGATGTCAAGCGAGCCAATAAGGCCAAGGTTCAGCATGCCTTTGAGGCCATAGCTGCTGAGTACGCCACAGATCTTCCCATTTCAGCACAGCAACGACTTGAGTCTATTGAAGAGCAAAAAGGAATTTCCGCAGACATTTTTAATGAACTGGAGTCTGTTGCCAAATCTACCCTTGATAATATTCTGCTGGGCAGCTCCCGCATGTTTGTTCCCCTGCCGCAGGAAGAGCGTGAAGGCTACCTGGCTCACCACGGGCTGGAGGTTTTGGCCGGATGCGTCATGATGGCTCGCAAACTTTCCCTTGATAGCAAGGAGATGGCTGCAATAGCTATTGGCGGCATGCTGCACAACACGGGAATGCTCTTTTTGCCAGATGAGATTATCAGTGGTGAAGGGGAGCTGAGCGATGATCAGATTAAGTACATGCAGTATCATCCGGTTTTTGGTTATGAGTATTTGCGCAAAAATCCCCGGGTGGGAATCCTGACAGCTCACATGGCATACCAGCACCATGAGAATCAAGACGGAAGTGGTTACCCTCGCGGCCTGTGTGGCACTAACAAAATACCTCGCCGCAAGGAGCCTATCAGTACCCGCCCCCAGGTTCATCGCTATGCTGAAATCTGCGCTATAGTGGATACTTTTGTGGCTCTTGGTTCACCCCGTCCTTATCGGCAGGCGATGCCGACAGATCGGGCTTTGGATGTCATTATGCGTATGGCTGGAAGTAAGCTTAACCTGGAAATGGTTAAGGCCTTTCTCTCTATAACGCCTCGTTACCCTGTTGGCAGTGAGGTTATGATCATGAATGGTGAATTTTCCGGTTATCATGCTATAGTGTGGGAAGTTTCCCAGCAGGAGCTTAACCGGCCTCTGATAAAGATACTCAACGACCCCGACTTTTCATCAGTAGAAGAAAGCATATTTATTGACCTCAGTGTGCAGCCCTTTATTCAGCTGCAGGGTTTGATATAA
- a CDS encoding chemotaxis protein CheW, which translates to MTQPSIEPTSDEPGALDPRPVEEELQFVNFDLAGEEYLVSVDMVREIIKKITITSIPKSSPYVEGIIDLRGSVIPIIDLRKKLGHPPVSGELEQNIIIVEAASKLIGLVVDGVREVIRTSAKKIESKPSIHKSTENYLTGVLQRQDRLLIVLDIGALFKESDMWEIANGT; encoded by the coding sequence ATGACTCAGCCAAGTATCGAACCCACCAGTGATGAGCCTGGTGCTCTTGATCCCCGGCCGGTGGAAGAGGAGTTGCAGTTTGTCAACTTCGATCTGGCTGGCGAGGAGTATCTTGTCAGTGTTGATATGGTGCGGGAGATTATCAAGAAGATAACTATCACCTCAATACCCAAAAGTTCACCCTATGTGGAGGGTATAATCGACCTGCGAGGCTCAGTTATTCCTATTATTGATCTGCGAAAAAAACTTGGCCACCCCCCCGTCAGTGGGGAGCTGGAGCAGAATATTATTATTGTGGAAGCTGCCAGCAAACTTATCGGCCTTGTGGTTGATGGAGTGCGCGAAGTTATCCGTACCAGCGCCAAAAAAATCGAGTCCAAGCCTTCTATACATAAAAGCACAGAAAACTATCTCACTGGTGTCCTGCAGCGTCAGGATCGCTTACTTATTGTGCTGGACATTGGGGCACTCTTCAAGGAGAGTGATATGTGGGAGATCGCCAATGGTACCTGA
- a CDS encoding ATP-binding response regulator, whose product MHHYSILWIADHGESRYQSHIEAIADSGYRTLLSSPANAFGYYWDTMPDIIIDEVGSQCLNEQTIVKIHKTMPDVPVIVISSNAPEVSAVLGCVRCGAQDYLYNPDSEELLQALESAVLRLSRSYRNNLVLKQLVEERREFLLDNSIDLIHAVISSLMPAINTFCTAKCANEIRMALFEILLNAIEHGNLDIGYEEKNRALDEGSYQELFHRQIKRHGHRKVRFVAIFRRNIFTFVVEDEGSGFDVKGLPDPRDAENLLRTSGRGILMSYYYMDRMQYNAVGNRVILAKKADKVCAQKPQRRRKKP is encoded by the coding sequence ATGCACCACTACTCGATACTCTGGATAGCTGATCATGGGGAATCCCGGTATCAGTCCCATATAGAAGCTATTGCCGACAGTGGATACCGCACACTTCTGAGCTCTCCTGCCAATGCTTTTGGTTATTACTGGGATACCATGCCCGATATTATTATTGACGAAGTTGGCTCACAGTGCCTCAACGAGCAGACTATTGTCAAAATTCACAAAACCATGCCTGATGTGCCTGTTATTGTTATCAGTAGCAACGCACCAGAAGTGAGTGCTGTGCTTGGCTGCGTTCGTTGTGGAGCACAGGACTACCTGTACAATCCGGACAGTGAAGAGTTGTTGCAGGCGCTTGAGTCTGCAGTTTTGCGTCTTTCGCGTAGCTACCGCAATAACCTGGTGCTAAAGCAGCTCGTAGAAGAGCGCCGGGAGTTTTTGCTGGACAATAGCATTGACCTCATTCACGCAGTCATCAGCTCCCTTATGCCCGCCATTAATACTTTCTGCACTGCCAAGTGTGCCAATGAAATCCGCATGGCACTTTTTGAGATACTGCTTAACGCTATAGAGCACGGCAACCTGGACATAGGGTACGAGGAAAAGAACCGGGCCCTGGATGAGGGAAGCTACCAAGAGCTTTTTCACCGTCAAATTAAGCGTCACGGTCACAGGAAAGTGCGCTTTGTAGCTATTTTTCGGCGCAATATTTTCACCTTTGTAGTGGAGGACGAAGGCAGTGGCTTTGATGTCAAGGGGTTGCCTGATCCGCGGGATGCAGAAAACCTGCTGCGCACCTCGGGGCGAGGGATTCTTATGAGTTACTACTACATGGACCGCATGCAATACAATGCAGTGGGTAATCGGGTTATTCTTGCCAAAAAGGCTGACAAGGTGTGTGCGCAAAAACCGCAGCGACGGAGAAAAAAGCCATGA
- a CDS encoding GNAT family N-acetyltransferase, whose amino-acid sequence MIVESFLEAPRLRPIHNTLPTRKIIAGYIDAKISRFSPKVFLRIDTPRYTIKTAQDGHDLSQVLQLRHEVFYGERQQQRALEMDMDRFDWLCDHLLIVEKETDRCVGTYRLSSSIFNNSFYSSTEFHMGAIAALPGNKLELGRACLHRDYRNTYTVALLWKGVGRYIQLTRSDYVFGCSSIATTALDEIAALHTYMKWRYPCPEQLQVTPRRKFRISGLGAYAEFIAAFQDNQSRCVSKQIPPLLKFYLKSGAMICGEPALDRAFACVDFFTLLETSRMDNRIEKKFSS is encoded by the coding sequence ATGATTGTTGAAAGTTTTCTTGAAGCCCCCCGCTTACGTCCCATCCACAATACGTTGCCAACTCGCAAGATTATCGCCGGGTACATCGATGCGAAAATCAGCCGTTTTTCCCCCAAGGTTTTTCTCAGAATTGACACGCCCAGATACACCATCAAAACGGCCCAGGATGGTCATGACCTGAGCCAGGTGTTGCAGCTGCGCCATGAGGTTTTTTACGGTGAGCGTCAACAGCAGCGAGCGCTGGAAATGGACATGGATCGCTTTGATTGGCTGTGCGACCACTTGTTGATAGTGGAAAAGGAGACTGATCGCTGCGTTGGTACTTATCGCCTCAGCAGTTCGATTTTTAATAATAGCTTCTACAGTTCCACTGAGTTTCATATGGGTGCCATTGCCGCCTTGCCGGGAAATAAGCTGGAATTGGGGCGGGCCTGCCTGCACCGTGACTATCGCAACACCTACACGGTAGCCCTGCTGTGGAAGGGGGTTGGGCGCTATATTCAGTTGACCCGCAGTGATTATGTTTTTGGCTGCTCCAGCATTGCCACTACTGCGCTTGATGAAATAGCAGCTTTGCACACCTATATGAAGTGGAGATACCCCTGCCCGGAGCAACTTCAGGTGACGCCGCGCCGCAAGTTCCGCATAAGCGGCCTGGGCGCCTATGCGGAATTTATCGCTGCTTTTCAGGATAATCAGTCCCGGTGTGTCAGCAAGCAGATTCCTCCTCTGCTGAAGTTCTACCTGAAGTCTGGCGCCATGATCTGTGGTGAGCCGGCCCTTGATCGGGCTTTTGCGTGTGTG